The proteins below are encoded in one region of Clostridium fermenticellae:
- the yabQ gene encoding spore cortex biosynthesis protein YabQ, translating into MIISIAKQLQCFIFSITAGIITGVLFDIYKVIRGYGKINKFVSFFEDLLFWILAAIIVFIFLIITDYIYIGFYVYMLIVIGIYIYIKLFSKWFVRIWTNILKAITKGFRIFKNVIVYPFALLAYNIKIKIKKNYKK; encoded by the coding sequence ATGATAATTTCTATAGCAAAACAATTACAATGTTTTATTTTTAGTATTACTGCAGGAATTATAACTGGAGTTTTATTTGACATATATAAAGTAATTAGGGGTTATGGTAAGATAAATAAATTTGTATCTTTTTTTGAAGACTTACTATTTTGGATACTGGCAGCTATAATAGTTTTTATATTTTTAATTATTACTGATTACATATATATAGGATTTTATGTGTATATGCTTATAGTTATTGGTATATATATATATATTAAATTGTTCAGTAAATGGTTTGTAAGAATATGGACAAATATATTAAAAGCTATTACCAAGGGGTTTAGAATTTTTAAGAATGTCATTGTATATCCTTTTGCACTATTAGCCTATAATATTAAGATAAAAATTAAGAAAAATTATAAAAAATAA
- a CDS encoding S1 domain-containing RNA-binding protein → MTLKAGCILEGTVVNITNFGAFVEIEGKTGLVHISEVSDAYVKNIRDYLKEKDKVKVKVISIDEKGKISLSIKQALPEKKSLRPVEIDWQKENSKGYQGDFEDRISKFLKDSEERFQDLKKHQDSRARGYKKTSNY, encoded by the coding sequence ATGACCTTAAAGGCAGGATGCATACTAGAAGGTACAGTGGTTAACATCACGAATTTTGGAGCTTTTGTTGAAATTGAAGGGAAAACGGGTTTGGTTCATATATCCGAGGTTTCCGATGCTTATGTTAAAAACATAAGAGACTATTTAAAAGAAAAAGATAAAGTAAAGGTTAAAGTTATTTCAATTGATGAAAAGGGAAAAATAAGTTTGTCAATAAAGCAGGCTTTACCAGAAAAAAAGAGTTTAAGACCGGTTGAAATTGATTGGCAGAAAGAGAACAGTAAGGGCTATCAGGGAGATTTTGAGGATAGAATATCCAAATTTCTAAAAGATAGTGAAGAGAGATTTCAGGATCTAAAAAAGCATCAGGACTCAAGAGCAAGAGGTTATAAAAAAACTTCTAATTATTAA
- a CDS encoding FtsB family cell division protein — protein MKKFFKPKKILYVLLIGYICYIFANQQITMNRIKKQVADKQLQEQKIKEKNEKLQDEVKMSKTDNYVEKLARERLGLIKEGETPVINTKN, from the coding sequence ATGAAAAAATTTTTTAAACCTAAAAAAATTTTGTATGTCTTGCTGATTGGCTATATATGTTATATATTTGCGAATCAACAAATTACTATGAACAGAATAAAAAAGCAAGTTGCAGATAAACAATTGCAAGAACAGAAAATAAAAGAAAAAAATGAAAAATTACAGGATGAAGTTAAAATGTCTAAGACAGATAATTATGTTGAAAAACTAGCCAGAGAGAGGTTAGGTCTTATTAAAGAAGGTGAGACTCCTGTAATAAACACAAAGAACTGA
- the yabP gene encoding sporulation protein YabP has product MEKKEAKIVEDKKSTMNIENRKRLTLSGVLEVVSFNDEQIILNTNLGTLSIKGNNLKMNKLDVQNGDVIIMGMINSCVYMSKEAKKNKESIISKLFK; this is encoded by the coding sequence ATGGAAAAGAAGGAAGCTAAGATAGTAGAAGATAAAAAGAGTACAATGAATATTGAAAATAGAAAAAGATTAACATTAAGTGGAGTTTTAGAAGTTGTAAGCTTTAATGATGAACAAATAATCTTAAATACCAATTTAGGTACTTTGAGTATTAAAGGTAATAATCTTAAAATGAACAAGTTGGATGTCCAAAATGGAGATGTTATAATAATGGGCATGATAAATTCCTGTGTATACATGAGTAAAGAAGCTAAAAAAAATAAGGAAAGTATAATATCGAAATTATTTAAATAG
- a CDS encoding RNA-binding S4 domain-containing protein yields the protein MRLDKYLKVSRIIKRRTIAKEVCEGGRVSINGKVAKPSTEICEGDIIEIQYANKSLKARVLKVAEHVTKENVSSMYEVINH from the coding sequence ATGCGACTTGATAAGTATCTTAAAGTATCTAGAATAATAAAGAGAAGGACTATAGCAAAGGAAGTATGTGAGGGTGGAAGAGTCAGTATTAATGGCAAAGTTGCTAAACCAAGCACAGAAATATGTGAGGGAGATATAATAGAAATTCAATATGCCAATAAGTCATTAAAGGCAAGGGTGTTAAAAGTAGCAGAACATGTTACAAAAGAAAATGTTTCAAGTATGTATGAAGTTATAAATCACTAA